A region of the Gemmatimonadota bacterium genome:
TATCATGGCGGCAGACCAGGGCGGTCGATTTCAGATCGATTCAGGGTGCCATGACCGTCGACGGCGTGGGATCTTTCCTCTCCGGACTCGCAGGGACCGTGCCGGGCACGACCTACACGACCAGCGTACCGCTTATCGAACTCACCGGCGTAGCCGCCCGGACCGTGGGCCTTTTCACCGGCGCCGCTTTCGTGGTGCTCGTGTTCCTGCCCAAGGCGTTCGCCCTGGTCCTGGCGATACCGGATCCGGTCTTCGCGGCGTACTTTATCGTGTTGTTGGCGATGCTCTTTATCGTGGGTCTAAAGATCGTCATCCAGGACGGCCTCGACAAGAACAAGGGCTTCATCGTGGGCGCCGCTTTCCTGGTGGGATTCAGTATGCAGTTTGAACTGATCTACCCGGAGTTCGTCTCGCAGTTCGCGGGCGGCCTGTTCCGGAACGGCATGACCGCGGGGGGCCTGGTGGCCATTCTCCTCAACCTGGTGCTCAGTGCCACGGGATATCGCCGGTACCGGATGGAGACGGTACTGGACATGTCCGTCTTGCCTGAAATCCGATCGTTCCTCGGAAACTTCGCCTCCCGGGCCGGCTGGGACGAGGCCATGGCGGGCCGGCTCGACGCCGTCGGCGAAGAGGTGCTGCTGACGCTCACCCGTCAGGAAGAACAGGAAGAACGTAAGCGGAGAAGTCTGCGGCTTGTAGTATCCAGGGAACAGGGCGGGGCGGTACTGGAGTTTGTCGTTACGCCGAGGGGCGAGAACATACAGGACAGGCTCGCCATGTTATCCGACGAGTCGGACGAAACATCCATCGAACATGAAGTATCTCTCCGGCTCCTGCGTCATCTCGCGTCATCCGTTCGCCACCAGCAATATCACGACACGGATATCGTCACCGTACGCGTCAAGGCCACGGCGGCGGCAGATCCTGCCGGTTGACTTCCCACTCAAGCCCTCACAGGGCGAATGGCCGCCTCAGGCCAAATGCGCCAGGTTGTTGCTTTCGAGAAATTCCCGGATCAGCGATACGCATTCCTCCGGCTGTTCCAGCGGAAAGAAATGCGTCGTATCGGGCAGGAAGTCGTAGTCGACCGTCACCATGTCGCGCAGGTCCAGGGTCGGAAGGTAGGAATAGGGAAGGGTGGGGTCCGCCCCGATGACTTTCGTCGGGCAATCGAGCGCATCGAAATCCACAAGCACCGAATAACTTCTCGAATAATCGATGATCTGGGCCTCGAATTCCCGCGGGCACCGCAGTTCGTAACCGTCCCCGCTGTCGATCGGCCGCAGCGTCGTCTTCGCCATGAGTTCCCTTACCCCGGGGACTACGTGGACGAAGCCTGGCGAGTAGCTGAGCAGCTCAACGAAGTCCTCTTCCGTCTGGAACAAATGCCCGCGTCGCCTCGTGGCGGCGGCGACCTGTTCCGCGGCCGCGTCGAATTCGACCTGGCTGACCCCCGGCTTGCAAAGGGGCGGATCGAAGAGGATCAGGCCGGAGAAATCTATCGCCGGGCCTGACGACATCAGATCCTTGAAGGTCGAGATGGACAGCAGGGTAATCAATGCCGAGACGGAGTGGTAGACGCCCACTTTCGGTTTCTGCCCGAACTGATCGTCGATGGCCTCCAGGATCAGGCGCTGGTCGTGGATCAGCGTCGGCACATCGTGTTTCTGCTGATCGCCGACGGTATTCCAGCCGTGATTCCGCTGGTCGTACAGGATCAGATCGTAGTCATCGGCAAGGTGAGACCAGAAGGGATAATACAGGTCTATGGCGAGTCCGTTGCCGTGGCTCAGGACGAGACGCGGACCCTGTGGATTCCCGTGCCTGCGCAGCACGGTCACAGTCTCTTCGTCCAGGCGGACTTCACACGATGCTTGGGGATCGGGTACGATCCAGGTTTTGTCTTCAGTCATTTGGCCTAAAGTCGCCCTTCCGCCGAAGCCTTGAATCAACCCCTTCGATATACAAAGCCAATGGACTCAAGTGTAGGCGTTAACGTACCTCTCGCTTCGTTACTCGTCAAGCGTTTATACTCAATACTTTGAATACTTACTCGTAAGACAAATTCACAGTACGCGAAACGATTATTGCGCGGAGAGACTCCGGATACCGCGATCAGAAGCCCATGCGTGCAAAGAGGCTGATACGATGATCGGATGCGCCACCGCGCCGGTCGATCCGCGTGCCGGAAAGCTCCAGAGATCCGGAGCGTCCGAGGTCCGCGGCGCCTATGCGGGCGCCCAGCCGCAACTGGCGGCGTTCATCCCCGTCGAGATACACGTCGCCAAAGGGGGTGAAGAGCACACCCGTGGGCGATGAAGCAAGGCCGTATCCCACCTCGGCCCGCAGGGAACGGGCGCGGCTGCCGCTGCGCAGGGCGGAATCGGCCAGGGGCCGTTCGCGCCACATCATGCCGGAGTCTGCGGTTCCAGCGCCCATGCGCGGCGCCACGGACATCGAAAGACCCCGGCCGTCCGAACTCGGTCTCAGATAGGCGATGAGTGAAACGCCGTTCTCCCGGTATCCCTCTGCCGTATGGACCGCCAGGTAACGGCCCTGGGCATTAAGTCCGACACGACCGCCGGTCAGGCGGAGTCCGCCGGAGACTTCGAGGCCCTGTCCGGTCTGGCCGTCGCCTCCGTCGTAGCGTCCGGCCACCTGCGCATAGGGCGTTACGGTGGTTTCGCCCGCGAGGGCGGTCGTACGCGACCCTTCCAGGCCGACGCGTATCCGTTGCACGCCGGTTGCAATGTCGCTCAGTGCGGCCGATTCACTGTCGGAGGTGGAAAGGCGGAGCAACCCGGCGTCACCCACCAGGTCGAGTCCCAGACCGCCCGAGGAGGCCAGCCGGGACCGTGCGCCCAGCATGCCCATACGCATGGACAGGTCGCTCGTGCCATCCTCCACCTCAACTTCGCCGGAACCGAGTCCCACGATCGACCACACTTCCGTGAAACCGGTGGGGCAGGTCCAGCGCAAGTACGGCAGCACCGAGGTAAGCCGCGATTCCAGGCTGCCGCTCGCCACGGTAACGTCGTAGTCGGACTCGCCCATCGCACGAGAAAGGGCAATACCCGCCAACCAGCTGCGCCCAGTGGCCACGTCAAATCCGAGATACGCCGTTCTGAGGTTTCCGTCGTAGCTGGCGTCCACATCGGGCTCTCCCTGGAAGTTCTGCAGGTCGCCGGCGCCCCAGACGGACCACCTGAGCCCGCCGCTGCCTGTGTGATCCTCCATCGCGTAGGAGAACGAGCTCGTCCGCAGCAGGTAGTCGCCGCTCGCGCCATGGCGGCGTTCCGCGCCCTGGAGCAACGCCATCTCTTTCGATGCGGTCTGCCGGCCTTGGCCGGTCAGTCCGGCCAGCGCCGTGATGCCCGATGCGAATCCGTCGATCCTGCGGCCTCCCACGGTGATCTCCCGTCCACCACCGGCGGAAAACCTGCCGCCTATGGTGGCGGAGACTCCGGACAGCATGCTTCGCCCGATGGCCGCCAGGATGTTCGTATAGGCCTCCCGTTCTGCCGCGACGGCCGTGACAGTCACGCTGACGGCGAGGCTCGCCTCGCCCGCCGCGTTACGGGCCGAGACGTTGACCGTGGCGCCTCCTTTGCGCACCCCCGTTACCGTCAGCACGGCGCCCGACATGACCGCTTCGACAACGCCGTTATCCGTCGAGGACGCCGAATAGCTCAGGTCCGTTCCGCTGAACAGCGGGCCTGTATTGACCGTTTCGTCGTCTCCCGCCTCCAGCGATACCGCGGGCGGAGTGCCAATCGTCGCGGGAGCGTCATAGGAATCGGTCACCGAAATCGTGGCGGAATCGAGGTCCACCTCCTCGCTGCGTGCGGTAATGACAATCGTCTCGCCCCCTGATTCGTATACCGTGTCGTCCGTGACCGTGAAGGTCAGTTCCGTCGACCCCTCCGTCGCTCTGGCGGGTATCGTGATGACCAGATCTCCCGTGACGCTGTAATCGTCGGCGGTGGCGGTGCCGGACAGAGAAAGGTCGATCACCGACGCTACCGGAATCGGTGCGCTGGACAGCGTGGCCGTTACCGTCACCGTCTGGACCCCGCCATCCTCCGTCAGCGTGGCGGGAGATACCGTCAGGGTGATCTCCAGCGGTTCATCGGGTGCAGGATTGTAAAGCCCCGACCCGATGATGACGTCGATCGGGAGGACGCTTCCGTCGGGCCTCGGGAATTCACCCGCGAACCGGCGGGCGTATCCCAACTTGGGGACGTCGGCGCTGTCGGTGTCGTCGGTGGGATCGTCGAAGTAATACTCCACGAAGCCGCCTTCCGGGTTGCTTTTCGCCGCTTCGATGACCTGCGGCAGAATGAGTTCTCCGGTCACGACGTCCCGCACGGTCGCTACCAGGGGCCGAAGCTCGAACCGGTCCGGAAACGCTCCATGGACCAGGATCGTGTTGCTTTGGAGGTCCAGGACGTAGAGATACACCGAGCCATGCCTCCAGGGACCGTTCGGATCCCGCAGGGCAACCCTTGATTTCGTGGAAGAGGCTCGGCCTTCGGTCTGGAAGAGGTTGAGAAAGTACTTCCCCGCTTCCCCGACGAAGGCCTTCAGGGTTCTCCGGTCCACCACCTCACTGGCGGTAATGGCCGGGTCTCCGTAATCGATGACTTCCTCATCCAGGTGCGTTTCGTTCAGGTCGAGTCCCGCGAGCAGCAAGACCGGGACGCCGAGATGTTCCGAGTAGTAGCTGCCGACATGGCCGGAGGCGCCGGGTACACCGAACCTGGTTCCATCGAATGCGCCGTCCGGTTCCTGCGACAAGAGGTTGTTGAGGGCGGCTATTGCGGGACCTCGGATGGCGGGATCGGTAGACTGCAGTTTGGCCAGATCGGCTGGCGTGACGCCTAGCGCAATCAGGATCGCGGTATAGAGCGAGGCTTTGATGCGCCGTCCCGACAGGGCCATTTGCTTCGCGTGAACATACACCCTGCGGTCGGGCGTCAGTTGCACGAGGTAGGTGGAGCCCGAACGGTAAGGTCCCCCTTCCTGCCTGATGAGGCACAGATTGTACAAGTAGACGCCATCTCCTAATTCCACGTTCAGCCGCTCTCTGGCGGCCAGCGTGAAGTCCCTCAGGCTGGCGCTGCCGTCTTCCACCTGTTGCGCCGTCACGGTCGGGTCCATCGGAGGTGCAACACCGTCGGGGAGCGGACAGGGTGCGGCAATCTCGGGCGCGCGCCCATAGAACCCCGACCCGATGATGACATCAATCGGGAGGACGCTTCCGTCCGGCCTCGGGAGTTCACCTTTGAACCGGCGGGCGTATCCCACCTTGGGGACGTCGGCGCTGTCGGTGTCGTCCGTGGGGTCGTCGAAATAATACTCCACGAAGCCGCCTTCCGGGTTGCTCTTCGCCGCTTCGATGACCTGCGGCAGAATGAGTTTTCCGGTCACGACGTCCCGTACGGTCGCTACCAGGGGCCGAAGCTCGTATCGGTCCGGAAACGCTCCATGAACCAGGATCGTGCTGCTGTGGAGGTCCAGGACGTAAAGGTACACCGACCCATGCCTCCAGGGCCCGTTCGGATCCCGCAGGGCAACCCTGGATTTCGTGGAAGAGGCTCGACCGTCGGTCTGGAAGAGGTTGAGGTAATACTTCCCCGCTTCCCCGACGAAGGCTTTCAAGGTTTCCCGGTCCACCACCTCACTGGCGGTAATGGCCGGATCGCCGTAATCGATGACTTCTTCATCCAGGTGTGTTTCGTTCAGGTCGAATCCCGCGAGCAGCACGGTCGGAACGCCAAGATGCTCCGAGAAGTAGCTGCCGGCATGGCCGGAGGCGCCGGGTGCACCGAACCTGGTCCCATCGAATGCGCCGTCCGGTTCTTGCGACAAGAGGTTGTTGAGGGCGGCTAATGCGGGACCTCGAATGGCGGGATCGGTAGATTGCAATTTGACCAGATCAGCTGGCGTGACGCCCAGCGAAGTAAGGATCGCAGTATAGATCGAGGCTTTGATGCGCCGTCCCGACAAGGCCATTTGCTTCGAGTGAACGTACACCCTGCGGTCGGGCGTCAGCTGCACGAGGTAGGTGGAGCCGGAACGGTAAGGCCCTCCTTCCTGTCTGATGAGACACAGATTGTACAAGTACAGTCCATCGCCTATTTCTACGTTCAACCGCTCTCTGGCGGCCAGCGTGAAGTCCCTCAGACTTGCGCTGCCGTCTTCCACCTGTTGCGCCGTCACAGAAGGATCCGGCGGTGGCGTTGTCCCGTCAGGGAATGGACAGGGACCTGTTGCGACGGGATCGGGCGTGCGCCCATACAAGCCCGACCCGATGATGAAGTCGGCCGATACGACGCTTCCATCCGGCCTCCGGAGTTCAGCGGCAAACTCGCGGGCGTAGCCCAACTTGGGGATGTCGGCGCTGTCGGTGTCGTCTGTGGGATCGTCGAAGTAATACTCCACGAAGCCGCCTTCCGGATTGTTTTTCGCCGCTTCGATGACCTGCGGCAGAATGTACTCTCCCGTCACGGCGTCCCGGACGGTCGGTATTAGCGGACGGTACTCGAATTCATCCGGAAACGCCGCGTGAAACAGGATCGTGTTGCTGTTGAGGTCCAGGACGTAGAGGTACACGGACCCGTGTCGCCAGGGCCCGTTTGGATCCCGCAAAGCGAGCCTGAATTTAGAGCTGGCGGCTGCATCGCCCGACTGTATGAATTCACGCAGGTGCTCTCCCGCTTGCGTGACGAAGGCCTTCAAGGTTTCCCGGTCCACGACCTCACTGGCGGTAATAGCCGGGTCGCCGTAATCGATGACTTCGTCGACCAGGTGCGATGCATTGATGTCGAATCCGACCAGCAGCAGAACCGGAGACCCTAAATTGGGGTCCACATAGACGGCGGCATGGCCCGAGGCGCCGGGTATACCTGGTGACAGACCCGGAACAGGGACGGTCGCATCGAATGCGCCGTCCGGTTCCTGCGACAATGTGCCCAGCAGGGCGTCGATGGCCTGGGCGACAGTGGAGGAATCGGGAGATGCCAGATTGAAGAGAATGGCTGGGGAGACGCCCAGGGCTTGAAGGATCGATCCGTAAATCAAGGGGTTGAGTTGCCGGCCGGACAATGCCATGTCCTTCGCGTGAATGTATAATCTTCCGTCGAGCGTCAGGCTCACGATGTAGGTGGAACCGGAACGCCAGATCCCATCATCCTGCCTGACGATACATCCGATATATACCCCTTCCTCATGGGACGCGGCCCCCTGGGCATATTCTCTGGACCGCTCCCTCACGGCGAGCGCGAAGTCCTCAAGGGTAGCGCTGCCGTCTTCCACTTGCTGGGCCGTCACAGCCGGGTCCGCAGGAGGCGTTGCCCCTTCAGGAAGTGGACAGGATATCTGCGTCTGCGCGAACGCCGGGCGCACATTTGTAAATAACCCGTAGATCACGAGCAGGCCGAACACAACAACGAGGAAATTCAGGGACTTCCGGAAGACATGCCGTGTCATAGGAGATCTCCTGCGCGAGGCGGAAGTGTGGGCAGTCATATACCGCAGTCAGTGTAGCCTATCTGATCAACCGAGCTGTCCGGTCAAGGGGTATGGTTCGAGCCATTTCCAAGGACGACCATATATAAAATACATCAATTTGAAAATAGTTTGTTTTAGTAAGCATGCAAGATGTTTTCCGGCTGTGGACGGGTCTTGGACAAGCCGCTTTCGCCCGGTTCGGCCGAGGTTTGTACGCACGGGGTCCTGACCAGGCCGCTACCCACCGGCAAGCACCTCCCGGCACCTTTCCGCCACGATCCGCTCCTGGCCGTCCTGCAGGTTATGGGGATTGATGGAGAATCCCTCCTCGCCCCTGTCCTGCACGATGATCCTGGGCGTGCCGTCGAGCAGTGCTTTCACTGCATCGTCTCCCGTCAGACCGGCTTCCGGATCGATGGTGACCTCGAGCTGTGGCACGGCGTAGGTTTCCTCCGGATCGAGCCGGCCTACGGAAACGTGGGGAATGCCGGCCAGTTCCTCTTCGATGTAGCGCACCTTTGCTTCCCAGCCCGCCGCGTCCACCGCATGGTCCCGGTTCAGGTAGATTTCGAGGGCCTTGATGAAGGCGAAGATCTCCTCCCGGCTGACCTTCATCGGCCGGCCGACCGTGGCGAAGGGCGTCCCGTTCACCGCGCAGGCGCTGATCAGGTCCTTCCGTCCGATGATGAGGCCGGTCGACTGCGGACCCTGGAGGCTCTTGCCGCCGCTGAATATGACCAGGTCGGCACCGGCCTCCGTGAACCGGGTCAGCGTCGATACCGGAGGACATTCCGAGGCCGCGTCGACGATGACGGGCACGTCGACGGCATGGGCCATGGCCACGGCCTGTTCCAGCGGGACGGAGCGGTCGTTCTTGAAGTTCTTGCCCAGGTAAAAGACCGCTGCCGCCCGTGATCCATCCCCGATGGCCGCCCGCATGGCATCTGCCGGCGGACCGTCCGAGTCGTCCAGCTCGATCAGCTTCGCACCGGTCAGCCGAATGGCCTGGTCGTAGGCGATCCGGTGGGTCTTCTGGACGATCACTCCGTCACGCATCCCGGTCGTGTCCGGAAGCTGGCGGATCCGCTCCGGGTCGGTCCCGGTCATGCAGGACGCCGTGGTGATGACCAGACCGCACGCGGCGCTGGCGGTGACGTAGGCCGCTTCCACGCCGAGCATTCGGGCGACTTTCTCACCGGCTTTCTCATGCAGTTCGTCCAGGATACAGAACTCCCGGGATGCCGCGCGCATGGTCTCCATGATTTCCGGGTCCAGAAGGGCGCCCCCGTAACGCGTAGCCGTGCCGATGGCGTTTATGACCGGACGCACGCCGATGTCTTCATAGATACCCATGGCTTCGAACCCTTTCGCGATGGCCGCAATGCATGTGCCCGGTCGGAAAACCCTTGTCCCGCCGTCAGATCGCACTGCATATTTTACTGTTGTCTCAAGACAGGTTTGTATCTGGAAATTATGCCGCGCAGGCCCATAATCAAGGAATAAAACATGCAGTACGACGCATCCCGGCGGACTTTCGACTGCGAGCCCACGCTCACGGATTCGGAGGTGCTACGCTTCTGCAGGGACGGATATCTGCATTTCGAGGGCGTCGTGCCCGACGAGATCAACCGGCGGACGCGCGATTACCTGAACGGGAAGATCCCCGCCAATCCGTGCTACATGCCCGAGGGTATGACCGAAGAAGACCTGGCCCGGATCCGGAATTCCCATGAACCGAGTTCGATACTGCTCGAAGACTGGTTCATCGAGCACGTCCTGATCAATCCCGTGATGGCGGGTGCGCTCCGTTCGCTCCTCGGCCGTCACGTGGGATTGCCGGTGCTGGTCAGCGACCACCGGATCGAATGTCCGAAGGAATCACAGCCCTGGCACCACGACGCCGATCACGTGTTCGGTCCGGAGATCCGTTTCGTCGAGGCATTCTATTTCCCCCAGGACACCCCCGACAACATGGGACCCACCGAAGTCACGCCCGGTTCCCATATCCGCTCGACCCGAAGGGGCCAGGAGGAGAACGGGGTGCTGTGTTCGGGACCCGCGGGGACCATCGGACTGCACTCGCAAAGCATCCTGCACCGCCGGGGCGAATCCACGGCATCCGGCCTGCGGCACATGCTGAAATACAGCTACTGGCGTACGGTGCCGCCCACGCGGGACTGGATCGTCGAACCGGATTTCGACTTCAGACACGCCGACTACGGAGGGCACGGGGCCGCCCGTTACGTGGCCCACATGTTCTACTGGCTCTGCGGCAAAGGCGATGAATTCCGCCTCATCGGCGGCCAGGCGTGGCCCTGGAAATCCGCCAACCAGATCGGGCCCTCCTACGGTTTCGGACGTACGGAGGGATATCTCCCCGACTGGCGCGGGAACAACGACGATGACTATGCCCGGTAGCAGGCCCCCTCTGTCCGCCATCTCCGAGAACCGGCCCCGCTTCAGTCCTGAAAAGGCCGGTGAACTCGCCCGTTCCCTGTATGGTGTTTCCGGCACGCTGCGCGCGTTGCCGAGTGAGCGCGATCAGAACTTCCGGGTGACGGCCGGCGACGGCAAGGTGTTCGTCCTCAAGATCTCCGGCGCGGGCGAGCGGCGCGGCATTCTCGACCTTCAGCATGCCGCCCTGGAACACCTGTCCGCGCACTACGAAGAAGCTGCCTGGCCGCGGGTATGCCGCACGGGGGACGGCGAGGCCATCACCCGGGTCGATGGACACGACGGACGCCATCACCTGGTACGAATGCTGACCTACGTCGACGGACGGCCCCTCTGCGACGCCAGGCCGCACGGTCCCGGCCTGCTGAACCACCTCGGCGCCTTCCTCGGACGGTTGACCCGTGCTTTCGCCGGTTTCTCCCACGAGGAAAAGCAACCGGAACTCATCTGGAACGTGGACAACGGACCGGACGTCGTGCGCCGATACGCCGGCCAGATCCACGACGCCGGCCGGCGCGACCTGGTCATGAATTTCTGCGAAGCATACGAGAAAACCGTCGAGCCCCACCTCTCATCGCTGCCGCGCCAGTTCATCCACAACGACGCCAACGACCAGAATGTCCTGGTCAGCCTGGTCAGCCTGGTCAACCGAGCCCGCGGGGTCAACCGAGCCCGCGGGGTCAGCCCCGAAGACCCGGCACCGAGCGAACTGGAAGTGGCCGGCCTGATCGACTTCGGTGACATGGTGCATTCCTGCGCGCTCTTCGAACCGGCCGTGGCCGCCGCCTATGTCATGCTCGGCAAGGCCGAACCCCTTGCGGCGGCCGCCCACGTCGTGGCCGGGTACCACACCGAGCACCCGTTGACGGACCTGGAACTGAAACTGATGTACCATTGCGCCGTGATGCGGCTCTGCATGAGCGTGGCCATCTCGGCCCACCAGCAGGTTGCCGAACCGGAGAATACCTACCTGTCCGTCAGCGAGAAAAACGCCTGGGACCTCCTCGAAAAACTCAAGGACGCCGCCCCATCCTTTGCCGAATACCTGTTCCGGGACGCCTGTGGACGGCCGCCGTGTCCGCAGACACCCGGCATCGAAACGTACCTCTCATCGAAGCGCGGTGCCTTCGCGCCGGTCATGGGTCCCGATGTGGACCTCTCCACCGCCCTGGTATTCGATCTCAGCGTGAGCAGCCCGGACCGGGCCCTGCTGGGGGGTTCCATCGGCGTGGACGACCTTACCAGAGAGGTTTTCCGGCGCATGGAAGAAACCGGGGCCGAGGCGGGGATCGGCCGTTACGACGAAGCCCGCCAGGTCTACACCGCCGGGCAGTTCACCCTGGATTCCGACGAAATGCCGGAACGCCGGACCATCCACCTGGGCATGGATGTGTTCCTGCCCGCCGGATCGCCGGTCTTCGCGCCATTGGAGGGCAAGGTCCACAGCTTCCGGAACAACACGCAGCCACTGGACTACGGCCCATGCATCATTCTGGAACATGTCGCGGAGGAACGGGTAGGGACGGAAGAACCGGAAGGCACGGCCGGTTCAGCCGGCTCGGAAGGCACGGCCGGTTCAGCCGGCTCGGAAGGCACGGCCGGTTCAGCCGGCTCGGCCGTGAATTTCTATACGCTGTACGGGCATCTGAGCGTCGAATCGCTCACCGGTCTCTTCGAGGGCAAGCGGATCGAGAAAGGGGAACGATTCGCCACACTCGGCGACCCGGCGGTAAACGGCGGCTGGCCGCCCCACCTGCATTTTCAGGTCGTCACGGACATGCTGGGCAAAAAGGGCGATTTCCCCGGCGTCGGCGGACCGAGCCAGCGGAACGTCTGGCGCAGCCTTTCCCCGGACCCGAATGTCATACTCGGCGTGCCCGCCGGAGCGTTCCCGCCGGACCAGCGGACACGGCAGGAGGTCCTTTCGTCCCGCCGCGAGCACATCGGCAGGTCCTTGAGCGTCTCCTACCGGCGTCCCCTGAAGATCGTCCGGGGCCATATGCAGTACCTGTACGATGAGGAGGGGCGCGCCTTCCTCGACGCCGTGAACAACGTACCCCACGTGGGGCACAGCCATCCCCGGGTGGTCGCCGCGAGCCACCGGCAGATGGCCGTGCTGAACACCAATACCCGCTATCTGCACGACAACCTCGTGGACTACGCCGAACGGCTCTGCGCGAAACTGCCCGACCCCTTAAGCGTGTGTTTTTTCGTGAACTCCGGGAGCGAGGCCAACGACCTCGCTCTTCGACTGGCGCGGGCCTATTCGGGACGAAGGGACCTGCTCATCCTCGACGGGGCCTACCACGGCAACCTCACGTCCCTGGTCGACATCAGTCCCTACAAGTTCGACGGCCCCGGCGGCGAAGGCGCGCCGCCCCATGTCCACAAGGTGCCGCTCCCCGACCCCTACCGCGGGCCGTACAAGGGCTATTCGCCTGAAACGGGCGCACGGTATGCCGACCACGTACGCGAACGGATCGATGCGCTCGCGGAACAGGACCGCGGCATCAGCGCCTTCATCGCCGAGTCCCTGCCCGGTTGCGGTGGGCAGATCGTACTGCCGGACGGCTATTTCAAGAAGGCGTTCCAACAGGTGCACGAAGCGGGCGGCGTGTGCATCGCCGACGAGGTGCAGGTGGGATTCGGACGCGTGGGTTCGCACTTCTGGGGATTCGAGACCCAGGACGCGGTACCGGACATCGTCACCCTGGGAAAGCCTATCGGCAACGGCCACCCGCTGGGCGCGGTGGTTACCACCCCCGAGATCGCGGGCGCTTTCGACAACGGCATGGAGTATTTCAACACCTTCGGCGGGAACCCGGTCTCCTGCGCCATCGGCCTGGCGGTGCTGGATATCATCGAGGAAGAAGGGCTCCAGGCCAATGCCCTGGAGGTGGGCGGCTACCTGCTGGAAGAGCTTCGCGCCCTGGAGCCGGACCACCCGATCATCGGTGACGTCCGCGGCATGGGGCTCTACGTGGGCGTGGAACTCGTGCTGGACCGCGATTCGCTGGTACCGGCCGGCCACCAGGCTTCTTACGTGGCCAACCGGATGCGGGACCACGGGGTGCTGATCAGCACCGACGGCCCCCTGCACAACGTCCTGAAGATCAAGCCTCCCCTGGTCTTCACCCGGGAAGACGCCGACTATCTCCTGCACTGCCTCGGCAAGGTGCTCGAGGAGGACTATCTGCGGTTACCGGGCTGACCGGGCTGACCGGGCTGACCGGGCTGACCGGG
Encoded here:
- a CDS encoding alpha/beta hydrolase translates to MTEDKTWIVPDPQASCEVRLDEETVTVLRRHGNPQGPRLVLSHGNGLAIDLYYPFWSHLADDYDLILYDQRNHGWNTVGDQQKHDVPTLIHDQRLILEAIDDQFGQKPKVGVYHSVSALITLLSISTFKDLMSSGPAIDFSGLILFDPPLCKPGVSQVEFDAAAEQVAAATRRRGHLFQTEEDFVELLSYSPGFVHVVPGVRELMAKTTLRPIDSGDGYELRCPREFEAQIIDYSRSYSVLVDFDALDCPTKVIGADPTLPYSYLPTLDLRDMVTVDYDFLPDTTHFFPLEQPEECVSLIREFLESNNLAHLA
- a CDS encoding autotransporter domain-containing protein, yielding MTRHVFRKSLNFLVVVFGLLVIYGLFTNVRPAFAQTQISCPLPEGATPPADPAVTAQQVEDGSATLEDFALAVRERSREYAQGAASHEEGVYIGCIVRQDDGIWRSGSTYIVSLTLDGRLYIHAKDMALSGRQLNPLIYGSILQALGVSPAILFNLASPDSSTVAQAIDALLGTLSQEPDGAFDATVPVPGLSPGIPGASGHAAVYVDPNLGSPVLLLVGFDINASHLVDEVIDYGDPAITASEVVDRETLKAFVTQAGEHLREFIQSGDAAASSKFRLALRDPNGPWRHGSVYLYVLDLNSNTILFHAAFPDEFEYRPLIPTVRDAVTGEYILPQVIEAAKNNPEGGFVEYYFDDPTDDTDSADIPKLGYAREFAAELRRPDGSVVSADFIIGSGLYGRTPDPVATGPCPFPDGTTPPPDPSVTAQQVEDGSASLRDFTLAARERLNVEIGDGLYLYNLCLIRQEGGPYRSGSTYLVQLTPDRRVYVHSKQMALSGRRIKASIYTAILTSLGVTPADLVKLQSTDPAIRGPALAALNNLLSQEPDGAFDGTRFGAPGASGHAGSYFSEHLGVPTVLLAGFDLNETHLDEEVIDYGDPAITASEVVDRETLKAFVGEAGKYYLNLFQTDGRASSTKSRVALRDPNGPWRHGSVYLYVLDLHSSTILVHGAFPDRYELRPLVATVRDVVTGKLILPQVIEAAKSNPEGGFVEYYFDDPTDDTDSADVPKVGYARRFKGELPRPDGSVLPIDVIIGSGFYGRAPEIAAPCPLPDGVAPPMDPTVTAQQVEDGSASLRDFTLAARERLNVELGDGVYLYNLCLIRQEGGPYRSGSTYLVQLTPDRRVYVHAKQMALSGRRIKASLYTAILIALGVTPADLAKLQSTDPAIRGPAIAALNNLLSQEPDGAFDGTRFGVPGASGHVGSYYSEHLGVPVLLLAGLDLNETHLDEEVIDYGDPAITASEVVDRRTLKAFVGEAGKYFLNLFQTEGRASSTKSRVALRDPNGPWRHGSVYLYVLDLQSNTILVHGAFPDRFELRPLVATVRDVVTGELILPQVIEAAKSNPEGGFVEYYFDDPTDDTDSADVPKLGYARRFAGEFPRPDGSVLPIDVIIGSGLYNPAPDEPLEITLTVSPATLTEDGGVQTVTVTATLSSAPIPVASVIDLSLSGTATADDYSVTGDLVITIPARATEGSTELTFTVTDDTVYESGGETIVITARSEEVDLDSATISVTDSYDAPATIGTPPAVSLEAGDDETVNTGPLFSGTDLSYSASSTDNGVVEAVMSGAVLTVTGVRKGGATVNVSARNAAGEASLAVSVTVTAVAAEREAYTNILAAIGRSMLSGVSATIGGRFSAGGGREITVGGRRIDGFASGITALAGLTGQGRQTASKEMALLQGAERRHGASGDYLLRTSSFSYAMEDHTGSGGLRWSVWGAGDLQNFQGEPDVDASYDGNLRTAYLGFDVATGRSWLAGIALSRAMGESDYDVTVASGSLESRLTSVLPYLRWTCPTGFTEVWSIVGLGSGEVEVEDGTSDLSMRMGMLGARSRLASSGGLGLDLVGDAGLLRLSTSDSESAALSDIATGVQRIRVGLEGSRTTALAGETTVTPYAQVAGRYDGGDGQTGQGLEVSGGLRLTGGRVGLNAQGRYLAVHTAEGYRENGVSLIAYLRPSSDGRGLSMSVAPRMGAGTADSGMMWRERPLADSALRSGSRARSLRAEVGYGLASSPTGVLFTPFGDVYLDGDERRQLRLGARIGAADLGRSGSLELSGTRIDRRGGASDHRISLFARMGF
- a CDS encoding aminotransferase class V-fold PLP-dependent enzyme; translation: MGIYEDIGVRPVINAIGTATRYGGALLDPEIMETMRAASREFCILDELHEKAGEKVARMLGVEAAYVTASAACGLVITTASCMTGTDPERIRQLPDTTGMRDGVIVQKTHRIAYDQAIRLTGAKLIELDDSDGPPADAMRAAIGDGSRAAAVFYLGKNFKNDRSVPLEQAVAMAHAVDVPVIVDAASECPPVSTLTRFTEAGADLVIFSGGKSLQGPQSTGLIIGRKDLISACAVNGTPFATVGRPMKVSREEIFAFIKALEIYLNRDHAVDAAGWEAKVRYIEEELAGIPHVSVGRLDPEETYAVPQLEVTIDPEAGLTGDDAVKALLDGTPRIIVQDRGEEGFSINPHNLQDGQERIVAERCREVLAGG